The Candidatus Aminicenantes bacterium genome contains the following window.
TCCCGAGTTTGTCATCTACGGCATGGACTACTTTATTTATAACAGCCGTTCCAACAAACGCTGGCTGGCCCGCCTGGACAAGCTGCACGAGACATTCATTCCCTTTTCCTCTCTGTCCCTGTTGTTGACAAACAAGCAACAAATCGAAGAGTTCTTTGAAGCCGTCATTCAACAATGGAACAAACGTCTCTCCCCCGGAAATCATCACGAAGTAATGGATTTTGTGACTTTGCAGAAGTACGTCGGTTCTCTTCACAAACCCGGTGTTGTCGTTACCCGCAAACCCAGGCATTTCTGGCGCCAGAAATACCCGCGCTTCCCGGGAAAAGAGGGGGATTACCTGCGCTTGTTGCTGAGCGAATTGGATCGCGACGGTGTAACTACGTTTCTGGTGCTCATCCCCAACCACCTGGGCACTTTCCGCACCAATTTCCAACGCGGGCAAATGCTGCGAGACCTGCGCCGCCTGCAACGCAATTTCAAAAACGTCCACATCCTGGTGCTCGATACCCCCGATGTGTTTCCCATAAACAACGAGGAGTTCTTTATCAACGGCGGCTGGGGACGAACCAATTGTCACGTGTCCCGTTCCGGCGCCCGAGAATTCAATCGCCTGTTGCTGGAAACCCTCCGACCTTTTTATGAAAAGCGCGCCTACCGAGACTCCACCCAGGAGGGCGGTATAGACAAAGATCAACCATGAACCGGACAAGAAGATTGATTCAGGCCGTTTTGTTCCTGGCGCTGCTGGCCACCGTCGTACTGGTGGTTCGCAGTATGCGCAATCGCGGTCCCGAACACTTCCCCACTGATTTTTCGGCCGACGGTATGGGCATGGAGCAAACCATTTTCAACAGCGACAACCAGCCCATTATCGAGTTGAAAAGCGCGAGTTCCCGCCACGGCGAGAAAGACCGTGTTTACATGACGCAACTAGACATCCGGGTGTTGAAAAGAAAAGAGATCACCGACGATATCCACGTGAAGGGTGACGAGGGTTACGTGGAAAACAACTACCACAATCTTCTGGTGCGAAAAAACGCCAAAATCTCTTCACAACGTTTCACTCTGCAAGCGGAAGAGTTCTTTCTCAAAGACCGCGCCCTCCTGAAATCCACTTTTCCCGTAACTTTTGCCCTTCGAAACCTCGAGGGAACCGCGGCCAAAGGCATGACTTACTATTTGAATCACGACATGATCAAGCTCTTCAGCGCGCGGGGGTTTCACAACCGGCAGGGAAAAGCGTATCGTTTTCAAGCCGACACCCTGTGGTTTTCCAAAAAGGACCGCAAACTGATTTTGGAGAAAAACGCCCGGATTCAAGGCCCGGATTCACTTTTAAGCGGAGACTGGATTTCGCTTTCATTTGACGGTGACATTGAACTCGTTCAGCAAACCCGGTGCCAGGGCAAAGCGCTTTTCCACAGCGAAACCGATAATGCCGCCCAAAGCGATGGTGATGCTGAAAGCATGCGCAACATTCGTTGTGAAATCCTTACGGGCGAGCATGATGAAAACGGAGACATGCGCAGCTTGAGCCTGGTGCGCAAAGTTACGATTCACCTGCGGCGCCGGGACCGCCACATTCGCATCCGCTCTGAACTCATTGAAGCCCGCTTCACCCCCGGGGGAGTTTTTCTCGAGCATGTGCGGATTCCCATTCCGGCAGATGTCACCCACACCGGCGGCACGGAATTTTCCGCCTCCGCAAGCCGGATGGAATTTATCTTTAAGAGCGGAGAACTCACCCAATGGTTGGGTAAAGGAAACGGGGATCTGCGCAGCCACGAATTTTCCTGCCGCAGTGATACCATTGAATTCGACGCGTCCCACGACCTGATTCGCATGAAAGGGGAAGACAGCCGCGTCATTCGCGAAAACAACGTGTTTTTCGCTCCCGTCTTCTCTATCCACACAGAGAAAAAGTGGCTGCGGGGGGAAAAAAGCGTACGCGCCACCCTTCATCCGCAACGTGCGCAACCCCCTTTTTCCGAGCAGCCGTTTTTCATCCGTTCACAGGACCTGTTGATCCTGGATGAAAACGCAGTGACCCGTTTTACCGGCGCCGTGCAACTCTTGCAGGAAAAGACGCGATTAACCGCCGAATCCCTGACTTTGAATGCCAAAAAGTATTTGTCGGCAGAGAAAAACGTCCGCCTGGTTTTCCAATCACAAAAAGACGACCTGGAGGCCTGGGGCGAAAAAATAACCATTGATCCAGACAAGCAAACCCTGTTGATCAAAGGCAAGGGCGGCATGCAGTCGGGCGCGACCCGGCTGAACGCGGAATCTCTGATCCTTTCTTTCTCGGAAAAAGATGGACTTCAGACCATTGCCGCTGATGGGTCGGTTCGGTTTGAAAAAAACGACATCATGGGCGGCGCGGACCGGGTCCATTGGGATTTTCCCAAGCGCAACATGCGTTTCTCTGGAAACGCCACCCTGGAAAAGAAAGGGGGCGGCAAAGCCGAAGGGGAAACCCTGGAAATGGATTTGGAATCCGATAACATCAGGATCCGCTCCCGCCAGCGGGAACGAACCTCCACAGTGCTGGATGAATAAAGCAATCAGTGCGGCCGTTTCAAGCCGTGTCCCGTAGCCACCACTACGGCATCATTATCCACTTTCAGTTGATCGATTCCCGCCAGCGCCACTGCCGCGGTCGGCTCCACGCTCAATCCCTTAACTGCCCATTGCTTCCAGGCCGCTTGGATCGCCGCCTCTGAAACATCCCGGATCTCTCCCTTGGCCCGCCTGATTTCCGTCAGGATACGATCGCCCAATACGGGGCGGGCAACAGCAATACCGTCGGCAAGGGTGGTTCCCGGCACAAACAAATCCGTATCATGTGAAACAAAAGCCCGAACCAGGGGATTGCATGCCCGTGACTGGAAAGCCACGATCCGCGGCATTTCCGTTATCAACCCGACAGAAACAAGTTCACTAAATCCGCGGATGAGCCCCAACACCAGGGTCCCATTGCCCAAGGGGGCAACCACGATTCGCGGCGAGCGCCAACCCAGCTGCTCAGCCACTTCGTAGGCCACGGTCTTGGTTCCCTGAATGAAAAAGGGATCCACACAATGCCCGGCGTAGTAGGTGGTTCGCGCCGCTTTTTTCACGGCCGCTGCAGCGGCCTCCCTGGGCCCGTCGATGTCCTTCACTCGGGCCCCGTATGCCCTGATCTGAGCGATCTTTGCCGCTGGAGCGGAGGCGGGAACATATACAGTACACGCCAACCCGCCCCGGGCGCAATAGGCCGCCACCGCGGCGCCGGCATTTCCCGAGGAATCTTCCACCACAGCCGGGATTTCCAGGGCGCGCAACCGACTGATCATCACCGCCGCGCCACGGTCTTTAAACGAACCGGTGGGCTGAACATGGTCCATCTTGACCCAGACACGCCTCCCGGCCGGAGACTTCCACTCTTCCATGGGCGTCATGCCTTCCCCCAGGGTAACCGGGGTGACGGCTGGGTCCAGGGGCAGGGCGGCGCGATAACGCCACAGTGATTGAGGTGCGCGGGGGAAACCGCTCCCGGGAATGGAGGGGGTGAATTCAATGTCCAACGGGCCGCCGCAGTCGCAGCACCAGCGAGGCGCGGTGAGGGAAAACCCCTCACCCCGCACCAGAGACAGATCAAACGGCCCGTCATCCGCTTTGAATCAGTTTTTCAGCCAGCGGTCCATCCAGCCCAACACCGTTTCGTGCCAGAGTATGCTGTTGTGGGGCTGGAGCACCCAGTGGTTTTCATCCGGAAAGTAAAGCAACTGGCTGGGGATGCCTTTGCGTTGCAGGGCTGTGAATGTCGAAAATCCCTGGGTTTCCACTACCCGGAAATCCAGAGCCCCATGGATGACCAGCATGGGGGTTTTCCAGTTCTTTACGAAGTTGACGGGGTTGTGCTTCTCATAACCGTCGGGATTCTCCCAGGGTACGCCGCCGTGCTCCCATTCGGGGAACCACAGTTCTTCCGTGTCATAATACGCCAGGCGTTCGTCCAGGTTGCCGTCATGGTTAACCAAGCACCGAAAGCGATCGGACCAGTTGCCGGCGATCCAGTTGATCATGTAGCCGCCGTAAGAAGCACCCAAGGCACCCACCCGTTCACCGTCCAGCCATGGATAAGCCTGCAGGGCATACGCCAGGCCTTTGCGCAAGTCTTCCAGCGGCTTGCCTCCCCAATCACCACTGATTGAATCGGTGAAATCCTGGCCGTAGCCCACGGAGCCGTGAAAATCCACCATTACGGCTCCATATCCGGCCCCGGCATATACCTGGGGATTCCAGCGGTAGTGAAAATCGTTGCCGAAAGATCCCTGGGGACCGCCGTGGATTAAAAAGGCCACCGGGTACTTTTTGCCGGGATTAAAATCTACGGGTTTGACCACGTACCCGTATACCGTTTCGCTGTTCCAGCCGGGAAAACTGAATTGTTCGTACTCACCCATGCGCGCGGCCGCCACCTGCGCCGCATTGACGCGGGTCAGGGGCATCGGCGTGCCGCCGTTGCGATACACCGCGTACAATTCGACCGGCGAATCCAGGCGGTCCATGCCGAAAATCACCCGGCGGTCGGCAAAACCAAAGGATCGAACGCTGCCTTGCTTGACCACGGTGTTGACTTTCCCGGAACGTGCGTCAATGGTGAACAGCGAATTCTGGCCGAAATTGGCCGCCGTGGCCCACAATTTCCGACCGTCGGGATCCCAGGCAATACCGCCCGGTGAGCGATCCCACTCCGCGGTCAGGGTTCGTGGTTCCCCCTGGGGCCATGCCCGCAACATGACGCGGAAACGGTCCGCTTCAAATCCCGGCCGCTCCATGGCCAGCCAGGCCAGGGTTTTGCCGTCGGGAGAAAACACCGGCGTGGTGTCCCAGGCTTTGTTGGCTGCCGTTAAATTGCGGGGCGGCTGGGATGCATCCACCGGCGCGACAAAGATATCAAAATTGGTGGACCAAGCTTCCTTTCGCCCGGCGGCGGAAGCAGTGAACAGAACTTGCTTGCCGCACGGCGAAAATGCGATCTCTTCCGCTCCGCCAAAGGGCTGGGTGGGGGTATCTGCATCCATTTCCCGCATCACATCCACAACGGGACCGCCCTTTGCCGGCATGACGAACAAGTGGGAACGCCGTCCGTCCATCCACGTATCCCAATGACGGATAAAAAGACGCGTGAAAAGCCGGCCGCTGATCTTGCTGGCTTTTTTCG
Protein-coding sequences here:
- a CDS encoding pyridoxal-phosphate dependent enzyme, coding for MDIEFTPSIPGSGFPRAPQSLWRYRAALPLDPAVTPVTLGEGMTPMEEWKSPAGRRVWVKMDHVQPTGSFKDRGAAVMISRLRALEIPAVVEDSSGNAGAAVAAYCARGGLACTVYVPASAPAAKIAQIRAYGARVKDIDGPREAAAAAVKKAARTTYYAGHCVDPFFIQGTKTVAYEVAEQLGWRSPRIVVAPLGNGTLVLGLIRGFSELVSVGLITEMPRIVAFQSRACNPLVRAFVSHDTDLFVPGTTLADGIAVARPVLGDRILTEIRRAKGEIRDVSEAAIQAAWKQWAVKGLSVEPTAAVALAGIDQLKVDNDAVVVATGHGLKRPH
- a CDS encoding S9 family peptidase, producing MKIRGMTTLLFCLALALPAVAADSHPFTVHDLLAMDRISGNQVSPDGGWVVFVLRRTDLDANRGRTDLWLMQSDGRNLKRLTTHPAADYSPLWAPDSRSIWFLSTRSGSSQVWRISRDGGEAVQVTCQPLDVGNLILSRDGEKIAFTMNVFPGASVEETVARLDAKKASKISGRLFTRLFIRHWDTWMDGRRSHLFVMPAKGGPVVDVMREMDADTPTQPFGGAEEIAFSPCGKQVLFTASAAGRKEAWSTNFDIFVAPVDASQPPRNLTAANKAWDTTPVFSPDGKTLAWLAMERPGFEADRFRVMLRAWPQGEPRTLTAEWDRSPGGIAWDPDGRKLWATAANFGQNSLFTIDARSGKVNTVVKQGSVRSFGFADRRVIFGMDRLDSPVELYAVYRNGGTPMPLTRVNAAQVAAARMGEYEQFSFPGWNSETVYGYVVKPVDFNPGKKYPVAFLIHGGPQGSFGNDFHYRWNPQVYAGAGYGAVMVDFHGSVGYGQDFTDSISGDWGGKPLEDLRKGLAYALQAYPWLDGERVGALGASYGGYMINWIAGNWSDRFRCLVNHDGNLDERLAYYDTEELWFPEWEHGGVPWENPDGYEKHNPVNFVKNWKTPMLVIHGALDFRVVETQGFSTFTALQRKGIPSQLLYFPDENHWVLQPHNSILWHETVLGWMDRWLKN